One genomic window of Solanum stenotomum isolate F172 chromosome 9, ASM1918654v1, whole genome shotgun sequence includes the following:
- the LOC125877192 gene encoding nudix hydrolase 2-like, which produces MDSFEEASIDIIMEIFEAIEDNYGGVILNMKKEEPMDFLKFHTMLKASISYWRLKGKKGVWIKLPIELAHLVNAAVKEGFWYHHAEATYLMLVYWIPHEIPHTFPAYASHRIGIGAFVLNQDGQVLVVKEKSGDMTGTWKLPTGVVDEGEDICMAAVREVQEETGIETEFVELLAFRQSHKSFFGKSDLFFICMLKPLNFTINKQDAEIEEAKWMPMEEYASQSKVNQSELTKMIDNICVAKKEERYNGFSALLTTGHSAKKCYLYSHNI; this is translated from the exons ATGGATTCTTTTGAAGAAGCATCAATTGACATAATAATGGAGATATTTGAGGCAATTGAAGATAATTATGGAGGAGTTATTCTGAACATGAAGAAAGAGGAGCCTAtggattttcttaaatttcatactATGCTCAAGGCTTCCATTTCTTATTGGAGGCTAAAG GGAAAGAAGGGTGTTTGGATTAAGTTACCTATAGAACTTGCTCATCTTGTTAATGCAGCAGTAAAG GAAGGATTTTGGTATCATCATGCTGAGGCAACATATTTGATGCTTGTTTATTGGATTCCTCATGAAATTCCTCATACTTTTCCTGCTTATGCTTCTCATCGTATTGGTATTGGTGCTTTCGTCCTCAACCAAGACGGACAA GTACTGGTAGTTAAAGAGAAATCTGGAGATATGACTGGGACTTGGAAGCTTCCTACTGGTGTTGTTGATGAG GGGGAGGATATATGTATGGCAGCCGTTAGAGAAGTGCAAGAAGAGACAGga attgaGACAGAATTTGTTGAACTCCTTGCCTTTAG ACAAAGTCACAAATCATTCTTTGGAAAATCTGATTTGTTCTTCATATGCATGCTGAAACCACTTAATTtcactatcaacaagcaagatgCTGAGATTGAGGAAGCTAAG TGGATGCCAATGGAAGAATATGCAAGTCAATCAAAGGTGAACCAAAGTGAACTCACTAAAATGATAGACAATATATGTGTAGCCAAGAAAGAGGAACGGTACAATGGCTTCTCTGCTCTTCTTACTACTGGACATTCTGCCAAGAAGTGCTATTTATACTCTCATAACATATAG